A stretch of the Metopolophium dirhodum isolate CAU chromosome 8, ASM1992520v1, whole genome shotgun sequence genome encodes the following:
- the LOC132950719 gene encoding uncharacterized protein LOC132950719 isoform X1, whose protein sequence is MIATQILIFKVVLISSVHFITCPATVTGVATKPNIKLFTDVDNKPEDPTTVKEELNQSEPVRKSVPTKIRHVVTKSIGLFFWPLRKSWNVIKNFIPLRKNIFAKQTATKIEINE, encoded by the exons ATGATTGCCacacaaattttgatttttaaggtTGTATTAATTTCTTCAGTCCAT tttataacctGTCCAGCTACTGTAACTGGCGTAGCAACGAAaccaaatataaaactatttactgATGTAGATAATAAACCAGAAGATCCAACCACG GTCAAAGAAGAATTGAACCAATCAGAGCCAGTGAGAAAATCAGTTCCAACCAAAATTCGTCATGTGGTGACTAAATccattggtttatttttttggcCGTTAAGAAAATCGTGGAATGTAATCAAGAACTTTATTCCGTTACGTAAAAATATCTTCGCAAAACAAACGGCGACTAAGATTGAGATAAATGAATAA
- the LOC132950719 gene encoding uncharacterized protein LOC132950719 isoform X2 has protein sequence MIATQILIFKFITCPATVTGVATKPNIKLFTDVDNKPEDPTTVKEELNQSEPVRKSVPTKIRHVVTKSIGLFFWPLRKSWNVIKNFIPLRKNIFAKQTATKIEINE, from the exons ATGATTGCCacacaaattttgatttttaag tttataacctGTCCAGCTACTGTAACTGGCGTAGCAACGAAaccaaatataaaactatttactgATGTAGATAATAAACCAGAAGATCCAACCACG GTCAAAGAAGAATTGAACCAATCAGAGCCAGTGAGAAAATCAGTTCCAACCAAAATTCGTCATGTGGTGACTAAATccattggtttatttttttggcCGTTAAGAAAATCGTGGAATGTAATCAAGAACTTTATTCCGTTACGTAAAAATATCTTCGCAAAACAAACGGCGACTAAGATTGAGATAAATGAATAA
- the LOC132951068 gene encoding uncharacterized protein LOC132951068 yields MISTWIFISAIVLLSVIQYITCLDKTDKTVGATKPNKDAYIVINKSESPSYITSLDKTGTTVDASTATKPERDAYIGINKSESPSEEEAMMTEEIPEKKSVTSRFCNLITKPVSIFWEPIKGALSSSLKTAVKFF; encoded by the exons atgatTTCAACATGGATTTTTATATCAGCGATTGTGTTGTTATCTGTAATTCAA TACATCACATGTTTGGACAAAACTGACAAAACTGTTGGTGCTACAAAACCTAATAAGGACGCTTATATTGTCATCAATAAATCAGAATCTCCATcg TACATCACTTCTTTGGACAAAACTGGCACAACTGTTGATGCTTCCACTGCTACCAAACCTGAAAGGGACGCGTATATTGGTATCAATAAATCAGAATCTCCATCG GAAGAAGAGGCAATGATGACAGAAGAGATTCCAGAAAAAAAGTCAGTGACATCCCGTTTCTGTAATTTAATCACAAAGCCCGTTAGTATATTTTGGGAGCCTATAAAAGGGGCATTGTCGAGTTCACTGAAAACCGCCGTGAAATTCTTTTAA
- the LOC132950489 gene encoding uncharacterized protein LOC132950489 yields MMFSKHYKAIISSLFITIFLVQLINCAEPDSAAPTDLDAAAKPNESDATSNAGANNPKPAQPTPAVNIVTKPTTTQQSSTTSKKGVSYNFFCNMICTPFNACRTFLGDAIRSFWKSFLKVRENIISIQYRPPAIAVNNVGT; encoded by the exons ATGATGTTTTCCAAACATTATAAGGCGATTATTTCATCattgtttataactatttttttggtTCAA CTTATAAATTGTGCAGAACCTGACTCTGCAGCCCCTACAGACCTTGACGCTGCAGCCAAACCAAATGAGTCAGATGCTACAAGCAATGCTGGCGCAAACAATCCCAAACCAGCACAACCTACACCg gCAGTAAACATTGTTACTAAACCAACTACAACCCAACAATCATCAACGACGTCGAAGAAGGGTGTCAGCTATAACTTCTTCTGTAATATGATTTGTACGCCTTTTAATGCCTGCAGGACGTTTTTGGGAGACGCAATAAGATCATTTTGGAAATCATTTCTAAAAGTCAGGGAAAACATTATTTCCATACAATATAGACCACCAGCCATTGCTGTCAACAACGTTGGTACctga
- the LOC132950958 gene encoding uncharacterized protein LOC132950958, protein MAERANNPPPNRNNRPSRGMIAAHVEKLRAMAAQLLREARRLSGDGPEDTVSGWSAERAATASFGRIRASPTAWALFERGFAEGRRSTRANTPQPEAARPRAGPPGRVPPRRTAPAYQRHDVRDGRGRFRRPAVQPQADQTDERPMVQPQAQQPVVPPPTEPPAEQQLAQQPDTPEQQLAAVERWVQAMEVTPGDPVILPVD, encoded by the coding sequence ATGGCAGAACGCGCCAATAACCCCCCACCGAACCGCAACAACCGGCCATCCCGCGGCATGATTGCCGCGCATGTGGAAAAGCTCCGGGCAATGGCCGCGCAGTTGTTGCGGGAAGCCAGGAGGCTGTCGGGCGATGGTCCGGAGGACACGGTGAGCGGTTGGTCGGCCGAACGCGCGGCTACCGCGTCGTTCGGCCGGATACGAGCAAGCCCGACTGCATGGGCCTTGTTCGAGCGGGGTTTCGCCGAGGGACGCCGGTCCACTCGAGCGAACACCCCACAGCCCGAAGCCGCCAGGCCTAGGGCAGGACCGCCCGGACGAGTGCCACCTCGCCGAACAGCGCCGGCGTACCAGCGCCACGACGTCCGGGATGGGCGTGGCCGGTTCAGGCGGCCAGCGGTTCAGCCACAAGCCGACCAGACCGACGAGCGGCCCATGGTACAGCCGCAAGCCCAGCAGCCCGTGGTGCCCCCGCCAACAGAGCCGCCAGCAGAGCAGCAGCTGGCCCAGCAGCCAGACACCCCGGAACAGCAGCTGGCCGCGGTGGAGCGGTGGGTCCAGGCCATGGAGGTGACGCCCGGGGACCCAGTCATCCTCCCCGTGGACTAG
- the LOC132951339 gene encoding uncharacterized protein LOC132951339, producing the protein MSSTLFKSNVILLVLCIGMILFHNSSQMKEQGVLSKIKTKMPSLSCLSGSKKVKSNRAINTPTGGVTSNPHSHSQYNDNDNGHNEGVSDGGLGAVAAASYASSSNNHYGNDGSGYGEGGYGGGGYGGGGYGGGGYTGGGHGDGGGGHGAITD; encoded by the exons ATGTCTTCAACGTTATTTAAGTCTAATGTCATACTTTTAGTACTATGTATCGGAATGATTTTGTTCCATAATTCGTCACAAATGAAAG aacaaggagttttatcaaaaattaaaactaagatGCCTTCTTTGTCTTGTTTGAGTGGTTcaa agAAAGTTAAA agtAATCGAGCCATTAATACTCCAACTGGAGGAGTTACATCAAATCCTCATTCACACTCACA GTACAATGACAATGACAATGGCCACAACGAAGGGGTAAGCGACGGCGGCTTAGGCGCCGTCGCCGCTGCCAGTTATGCCAGCAGCTCAAACAACCACTACGGCAACGATGGCAGTGGCTACGGTGAAGGTGGTTACGGTGGAGGGGGTTACGGTGGAGGTGGTTATGGTGGAGGTGGTTACACTGGGGGTGGTCatggtgatggtggtggtggtcatg gtgCAATTACAGATTAA